One window from the genome of Osmerus mordax isolate fOsmMor3 chromosome 19, fOsmMor3.pri, whole genome shotgun sequence encodes:
- the ift46 gene encoding intraflagellar transport protein 46 homolog isoform X2, producing MANNSSDEFEDDGKPKSKEQFNGHPGVSDNEEEEEDDSDETESDEEAEPSSAPEGAYDPADYDHLPVSAEIKELFQYITRYTPQNIELDHKLRPFIPDFIPAVGDIDAFLKVPRPDGKPDNLGLLVLDEPCTKQSDPTVLSLWLSENSKQHNITEVKVKSIENPEKNPKAIESWMESISELHRSKPPATVHYNRPMPDIDTLMQEWPPEFEELLGKVSLPTADINCDLAEYIDVICGILDIPVYKSRIHSLHVLFTLYSEFKNSQHFKALAEGQKSETSAPPSASGDPETLTFE from the exons ATGGCAAACAACAGCAGTGATGAATTCGAGGATGATGGAAAG CCTAAATCGAAAGAGCAATTTAACGGCCACCCCGGCGTGAGTGacaatgaggaagaggaggaagatgattcCGATGAGACAGAGTCTGATGAAGAAGCCGAGCCGAGTTCTGCTCCAGAAGG GGCATACGACCCAGCAGACTATGACCACCTTCCTGTTTCAGCTGAAATCAAAGAGCTTTTTCAGTACATCACACG GTACACTCCTCAGAATATTGAACTGGACCATAAACTGAGACCTTTCATACCTGACTTCATTCCAGCTGTGGGAGACATTGATGCTTTTCTTAAA GTGCCACGACCTGATGGCAAACCAGACAACCTGGGTCTGTTGGTGCTTGATGAGCCCTGCACCAAGCAGTCCGACCCCACTGTGTTGTCCCTGTGGCTCTCAGAGAACAGCAAGCAGCACAATATCACT GAGGTGAAAGTGAAAAGTATCGAGAACCCAGAGAAGAATCCCAAAGCCATCGAGAGCTGGATGGAGAGCATCAGTGAGCTGCATCGCTCCAAACCCCCGGCCACTGTCCACTACAACAG GCCCATGCCAGATATCGACACCCTAATGCAAGAGTGGCCACCAGAGTTTGAAGAGTTGCTGGGGAAG GTCAGCCTACCAACTGCTGATATCAATTGCGATTTGGCAGAGTACATTGATGTGATTTGTG GCATTCTGGATATCCCTGTTTATAAGAGCCGGATCCACTCCCTCCATGTGCTGTTCACTCTATACTCTGAGTTTAAAAACTCCCAG CATTTTAAAGCTTTAGCAGAGGGTCAGAAGTCTGAGACGTCAGCACCCCCCTCAGCCAGCGGAGACCCAGAGACACTGACGTTCGAATGA
- the ift46 gene encoding intraflagellar transport protein 46 homolog isoform X1, with protein MFTFPLATTNWFMEKAEDQKTKFITNQPYDECLEVNDAEEIASVYTPTPRQTESRKTSRQLLEMANNSSDEFEDDGKPKSKEQFNGHPGVSDNEEEEEDDSDETESDEEAEPSSAPEGAYDPADYDHLPVSAEIKELFQYITRYTPQNIELDHKLRPFIPDFIPAVGDIDAFLKVPRPDGKPDNLGLLVLDEPCTKQSDPTVLSLWLSENSKQHNITEVKVKSIENPEKNPKAIESWMESISELHRSKPPATVHYNRPMPDIDTLMQEWPPEFEELLGKVSLPTADINCDLAEYIDVICGILDIPVYKSRIHSLHVLFTLYSEFKNSQHFKALAEGQKSETSAPPSASGDPETLTFE; from the exons ATGTTTACGTTTCCCTTGGCGACCACAAATTGGTTCATGGAGAAGGCTGAGGACCAAAAG ACCAAGTTCATAACTAATCAACCCTACGACGAGTGTTTGGAGGTGAACGACGCAGAGGAAATAGCCAGTGTGTATACCCCAACACCACGACAAACAG AGTCGAGAAAGACGAGCAGGCAGCTGCTTGAAATGGCAAACAACAGCAGTGATGAATTCGAGGATGATGGAAAG CCTAAATCGAAAGAGCAATTTAACGGCCACCCCGGCGTGAGTGacaatgaggaagaggaggaagatgattcCGATGAGACAGAGTCTGATGAAGAAGCCGAGCCGAGTTCTGCTCCAGAAGG GGCATACGACCCAGCAGACTATGACCACCTTCCTGTTTCAGCTGAAATCAAAGAGCTTTTTCAGTACATCACACG GTACACTCCTCAGAATATTGAACTGGACCATAAACTGAGACCTTTCATACCTGACTTCATTCCAGCTGTGGGAGACATTGATGCTTTTCTTAAA GTGCCACGACCTGATGGCAAACCAGACAACCTGGGTCTGTTGGTGCTTGATGAGCCCTGCACCAAGCAGTCCGACCCCACTGTGTTGTCCCTGTGGCTCTCAGAGAACAGCAAGCAGCACAATATCACT GAGGTGAAAGTGAAAAGTATCGAGAACCCAGAGAAGAATCCCAAAGCCATCGAGAGCTGGATGGAGAGCATCAGTGAGCTGCATCGCTCCAAACCCCCGGCCACTGTCCACTACAACAG GCCCATGCCAGATATCGACACCCTAATGCAAGAGTGGCCACCAGAGTTTGAAGAGTTGCTGGGGAAG GTCAGCCTACCAACTGCTGATATCAATTGCGATTTGGCAGAGTACATTGATGTGATTTGTG GCATTCTGGATATCCCTGTTTATAAGAGCCGGATCCACTCCCTCCATGTGCTGTTCACTCTATACTCTGAGTTTAAAAACTCCCAG CATTTTAAAGCTTTAGCAGAGGGTCAGAAGTCTGAGACGTCAGCACCCCCCTCAGCCAGCGGAGACCCAGAGACACTGACGTTCGAATGA